A portion of the Calothrix sp. 336/3 genome contains these proteins:
- a CDS encoding phosphoribulokinase: protein MTTKPERVVLIGVAGDSGCGKSTFLRRLIDLFGEEFMTVICLDDYHCLDRVQRKETGITALDPRANNFDLMYEQIKALKEGQAINKPIYNHETGMIDPPEIVEPNHIIVVEGLHPLYDERVRSLLDFSVYFDISDEVKIAWKIQRDMAERGHRYEDVLAAINSRKPDFEKYIEPQREHADVVLQVLPTNLIKEDKERKVLRVRMLQREDKEGFAPAYLFDEGSTIKWTPCGRKLTCSYPGMQLYYGSDVYYGRYVSVLEVDGQFDNLEEVIYIENHLSNTSTKYQGEMTHLLLQHREYPGSNNGTGLFQVLTGLKMRTTYERLTSKEAKMAVEV from the coding sequence ATGACTACTAAGCCGGAACGTGTGGTATTAATTGGAGTAGCCGGAGACTCTGGATGCGGTAAATCTACGTTTTTGCGTCGTCTGATAGATTTGTTTGGCGAAGAGTTCATGACAGTTATCTGTTTGGATGACTATCATTGTTTGGATCGGGTACAGCGTAAAGAGACTGGGATTACTGCACTTGACCCACGGGCAAATAATTTTGACTTGATGTATGAGCAAATTAAAGCTCTCAAAGAAGGTCAAGCAATTAACAAACCGATTTACAACCATGAAACCGGGATGATTGACCCACCGGAAATTGTGGAGCCAAATCATATTATTGTGGTTGAAGGTTTACATCCTTTATATGATGAGCGGGTGCGATCGCTGTTAGATTTCAGTGTTTACTTTGATATCAGCGATGAAGTTAAAATCGCTTGGAAAATCCAGCGTGACATGGCTGAACGTGGTCACCGTTATGAAGATGTTCTAGCAGCAATCAACTCTCGGAAGCCAGATTTTGAAAAATATATTGAACCTCAGAGAGAACACGCTGACGTAGTATTACAAGTACTACCAACTAACCTAATTAAAGAAGATAAAGAACGCAAGGTTCTGCGAGTCAGAATGTTGCAACGGGAAGACAAGGAAGGATTTGCTCCTGCATACCTATTTGACGAAGGTTCCACTATCAAATGGACTCCCTGTGGACGGAAATTAACTTGTTCTTACCCTGGTATGCAGCTATACTACGGCTCTGATGTTTACTATGGTCGTTATGTATCAGTACTAGAAGTAGATGGTCAATTCGATAATTTAGAAGAAGTCATTTACATTGAAAATCACCTTAGCAATACTTCTACCAAGTATCAGGGAGAAATGACTCACCTGTTGTTACAACATCGTGAGTATCCTGGTTCTAATAACGGTACAGGTTTATTCCAAGTGTTGACTGGTTTGAAAATGCGTACAACTTACGAGCGTTTAACTTCTAAGGAAGCCAAAATGGCAGTAGAAGTTTAG
- the metK gene encoding methionine adenosyltransferase, whose product MSRRYLFTSESVTEGHPDKICDQISDTILDALLSQDPHSRVAAEVVVNTGLVLITGEITTKANVNYVNIARKKIAEIGYTDAVNGFCSNSCSVLVALDEQSPDIAQGVNTAQETREQSSDEQFDKIGAGDQGIMFGFACNETPEFMPLPISLAHRIARRLAAVRKTGDLAYLRPDGKTQVTVVYEDGRPVGIDTILISTQHTPTIGEITDEAAVQEKIKQDLWSAVVEPVFGDITVKPDAETRLLVNPTGKFVVGGPQGDSGLTGRKIIVDTYGGYSRHGGGAFSGKDPTKVDRSAAYACRYVAKNIVAAGLAEKCEVQLSYAIGVARPVSILVDTFGTGKVDDDVLLELVKQHFELRPAGIIHAFNLRNLPSERGGRFYQDVAAYGHFGRTDLDLPWERTDKADTLKAAASKYLSTAIA is encoded by the coding sequence TTGTCTAGGCGTTATCTCTTTACTTCCGAATCAGTTACCGAAGGGCATCCAGACAAAATCTGCGATCAGATTTCTGATACTATCCTAGATGCCTTACTTTCACAAGACCCCCATAGTCGGGTGGCAGCTGAGGTAGTTGTTAATACTGGTTTAGTTTTAATCACTGGTGAAATCACCACTAAAGCCAATGTTAACTATGTCAATATTGCTCGCAAGAAAATAGCAGAAATTGGCTACACCGATGCAGTCAACGGTTTTTGTTCTAACAGTTGTTCCGTACTCGTAGCTCTGGATGAACAATCCCCTGACATAGCTCAAGGTGTAAATACTGCTCAGGAGACCCGTGAGCAAAGCAGCGACGAGCAATTTGATAAGATTGGTGCTGGCGACCAGGGGATTATGTTTGGTTTCGCTTGTAACGAAACTCCTGAATTCATGCCTTTACCTATCAGTTTGGCTCACCGGATTGCCCGACGCTTGGCAGCAGTGCGAAAAACAGGTGATTTAGCTTACCTACGTCCTGATGGTAAAACCCAAGTCACCGTAGTTTATGAAGATGGTCGCCCCGTTGGCATCGATACTATCTTGATTTCCACTCAGCATACACCCACCATTGGTGAGATTACTGATGAGGCGGCAGTTCAGGAGAAAATCAAACAAGACCTGTGGTCTGCGGTAGTAGAGCCTGTATTTGGTGATATTACAGTCAAACCAGATGCTGAAACTCGCCTTTTGGTTAATCCCACAGGTAAATTTGTGGTAGGTGGACCCCAGGGTGACTCTGGCTTAACTGGTAGAAAGATTATCGTTGATACCTATGGTGGCTATTCTCGCCATGGTGGCGGTGCTTTCTCTGGTAAAGACCCCACAAAGGTTGACCGTTCTGCGGCTTATGCTTGCCGTTACGTGGCGAAGAATATTGTCGCTGCGGGTTTGGCAGAAAAGTGTGAAGTGCAGTTGAGTTATGCGATTGGTGTGGCTCGACCTGTCAGTATCCTAGTTGATACCTTTGGTACTGGCAAAGTTGATGATGATGTCCTGCTGGAATTAGTGAAGCAGCATTTTGAGTTGCGTCCTGCGGGTATCATTCACGCTTTTAATCTGCGGAATTTACCGAGTGAACGAGGCGGACGTTTTTATCAGGACGTCGCGGCTTACGGTCATTTCGGACGCACTGACTTAGATTTGCCTTGGGAACGTACTGACAAGGCTGATACTTTAAAGGCAGCAGCTAGTAAATATTTATCGACAGCGATCGCCTAG